Proteins from a single region of Haloplanus sp. GDY1:
- a CDS encoding DUF460 domain-containing protein: MNARTSALDALVFGVDVQSGDVRGDAPSYAVVAYDGENVDRDVVSFRKLRRLVEREEPAIVATDNVYELATDRDDLVRFLRWLPDGTRLVQVTGAERPEPLSRVASRHGVPYGKEPMKEAEAAARLAAANVGHEVTAFTDTTTVKVSRGRSTGKGGWSQDRYTRRIHGNVKKRAREVADALDDANLDYERDVTEKYGGYANATFTVEAAPDDLPVGQSRSGDTRVEIERERRDGIEFEPLVKRRDRVLVGIDPGTTTAAAVVSLDGEVLDVFSTRTADTAGVIEWLVERGRPVVVAADVEPMPETVEKFRRSFDAAGWVPDADLPVDEKLHRTRDHAYDNDHQRDALAAALFAFDAYEDQFERVTRKVPPQFDRGEVIDRVVTGEASVEAVLRDLSDDEEADEEESSHEPRELSPEERRIKRLERQVDRLEDTVEDLRSSLEEKEERIAEYEEELSEARREERREARERREVNRLEREAERLERERDQERDRADELESKLERLKALWKLDHSDFADVSEGRDLVPVKVIEQFTRDAIEDADEAYGLAAGDVVYLRDASGAGRSTAERLVATDPRIVLRDGNLSDAADEVLFEADVPVAPAADVTIQEVDELAVARESDVEAAVEDWERRADERSKERKSEMVDQIISEHRAESGGD, from the coding sequence GTGAACGCCCGGACGAGTGCGCTCGACGCGCTGGTGTTCGGCGTCGACGTACAGAGCGGCGACGTCCGCGGGGACGCCCCCTCCTACGCCGTGGTCGCGTACGACGGCGAGAACGTCGACCGCGACGTGGTGTCCTTCCGGAAGCTCAGGCGACTGGTCGAGCGCGAGGAGCCGGCCATCGTCGCCACGGACAACGTCTACGAACTCGCGACGGACCGCGACGACCTGGTGCGCTTTCTCCGGTGGCTCCCCGACGGGACGCGGCTGGTGCAGGTGACCGGCGCCGAGCGGCCGGAACCCCTCTCGCGGGTCGCCTCCCGGCACGGCGTCCCGTACGGCAAGGAGCCGATGAAGGAGGCGGAGGCGGCCGCCCGCCTCGCCGCCGCCAACGTCGGCCACGAGGTGACGGCCTTCACCGACACGACGACGGTGAAGGTGTCCCGCGGCCGGTCGACGGGCAAGGGCGGGTGGAGCCAGGACCGCTACACCCGGCGGATCCACGGCAACGTGAAAAAGCGCGCCCGCGAGGTGGCCGACGCGCTCGACGACGCCAACCTCGACTACGAGCGCGACGTCACCGAGAAGTACGGCGGCTACGCCAACGCCACCTTCACCGTCGAGGCGGCGCCGGACGACCTCCCGGTGGGGCAGTCCCGCTCGGGCGACACGCGCGTCGAGATCGAGCGCGAGCGCCGGGACGGCATCGAGTTCGAACCGCTGGTGAAGCGCCGTGACCGCGTCCTCGTGGGCATCGACCCCGGGACCACGACCGCCGCGGCCGTGGTCTCCCTCGACGGCGAGGTGCTGGACGTGTTCTCGACGCGGACGGCGGACACGGCGGGGGTCATCGAGTGGCTTGTCGAGCGCGGGCGGCCCGTCGTCGTCGCCGCCGACGTCGAGCCGATGCCCGAGACGGTCGAGAAGTTCCGCCGGAGCTTCGACGCCGCGGGCTGGGTGCCCGACGCCGACCTGCCGGTCGACGAGAAACTCCACCGCACCCGCGACCACGCCTACGACAACGACCACCAGCGCGACGCGCTGGCGGCCGCCCTCTTCGCCTTCGACGCCTACGAGGACCAGTTCGAGCGGGTGACCCGGAAGGTCCCCCCGCAGTTCGACCGTGGCGAGGTGATCGACCGGGTCGTCACCGGCGAGGCGTCGGTCGAGGCGGTCCTCCGTGACCTCTCCGACGACGAGGAGGCCGACGAGGAGGAGTCGAGCCACGAGCCCCGGGAACTCTCGCCCGAGGAGCGCCGGATCAAGCGCCTCGAGCGGCAGGTCGATCGCCTGGAGGACACCGTCGAGGACCTCCGCTCCAGCCTGGAGGAGAAAGAGGAGCGCATCGCGGAGTACGAGGAGGAACTCTCCGAGGCCCGCCGCGAGGAGCGCCGCGAGGCCCGCGAGCGCCGCGAGGTGAACCGGCTGGAACGGGAGGCCGAGCGGCTGGAACGGGAACGCGATCAGGAGCGCGACCGCGCCGACGAACTGGAGTCGAAACTGGAGCGGCTGAAGGCGCTCTGGAAACTCGACCACTCCGACTTCGCCGACGTCTCCGAGGGTCGTGACCTCGTGCCCGTGAAGGTGATCGAGCAGTTCACCCGCGACGCCATCGAGGACGCCGACGAGGCGTACGGACTGGCGGCTGGCGACGTGGTCTACCTCCGGGACGCGAGCGGTGCCGGGCGCTCGACCGCCGAGCGACTCGTCGCGACGGACCCGCGGATCGTCCTCCGGGACGGCAACCTCTCGGACGCCGCCGACGAGGTGCTGTTCGAGGCCGACGTGCCGGTCGCGCCCGCGGCGGACGTGACGATCCAGGAGGTGGACGAACTCGCGGTCGCCCGCGAGAGCGACGTCGAGGCGGCCGTCGAGGACTGGGAGCGCCGCGCGGACGAGCGCTCCAAGGAGCGGAAATCGGAGATGGTCGACCAGATCATCAGCGAACACCGGGCCGAGAGCGGCGGCGACTGA
- a CDS encoding DUF2391 family protein, whose translation MSEADAGDEPADMGDLFDELEELEDLVETDVAREQVRETMRVAMVASAAASPFGRVIRGYDRADLTEALLGSLLFGIPMAVEGGTQEVGTFLAPRPLFLGGTFAFAVALVVGIIYVADFQDVRVYRPIFGLIPRRLVGVVGVSFLTAVLLLTAWGRVDWGAPTLALANAVVAFVPMSIGAALGDLLPGS comes from the coding sequence ATGAGCGAGGCCGACGCGGGTGACGAACCGGCTGACATGGGCGACCTCTTCGACGAACTCGAGGAACTCGAGGACCTCGTCGAGACCGACGTCGCCCGCGAACAGGTCCGGGAGACGATGCGGGTGGCGATGGTCGCTAGCGCGGCGGCGAGCCCGTTCGGCCGCGTGATCCGGGGGTACGACCGCGCCGACCTCACGGAGGCGCTGCTGGGCAGCCTCCTGTTCGGGATCCCGATGGCCGTCGAGGGCGGCACCCAGGAGGTCGGCACCTTCCTCGCCCCCCGCCCCCTCTTCCTGGGGGGCACGTTCGCCTTCGCCGTCGCCCTCGTCGTCGGCATCATCTACGTCGCGGACTTTCAGGACGTCCGGGTCTACCGGCCCATCTTCGGGCTGATCCCGCGGCGTCTCGTTGGCGTCGTCGGCGTCTCCTTCCTGACCGCCGTCCTCCTCCTGACCGCGTGGGGCCGGGTCGACTGGGGAGCCCCGACCCTCGCGCTCGCGAACGCCGTCGTGGCGTTCGTGCCGATGAGCATCGGGGCGGCGCTCGGCGACCTGCTGCCCGGGTCCTGA
- a CDS encoding tyrosine--tRNA ligase: MDVYERITRNATEVVTEAEGRALAEDPEGKRAYVGYEPSGVLHIGHMLTATKLMDLQEAGFEVTVLLADVHAYLNDKGTFEEIRETAERMKAQFLAYGLDEERTEFVYGSEFQFDREYVLDLHALELETSIARAERAMAEIKSGDTVTVSQAVYPLMQALDIVYLDVDLAVGGMEQRKVHMLARDTLPKIGEDPPTCLHTPLIADLDTGVGKMSASEGVSISMEDSAADIEEKVNGAFCPPTRDPDPDDEGRERENPVLQIFEYHVFPRYDTVVVDRPEQYGGDLTYDDYESLAADLESGELHPADAKGALATYLDELIAPGRAKLRDAASDA, translated from the coding sequence ATGGACGTCTACGAGCGGATCACCCGGAACGCGACCGAGGTGGTCACGGAAGCGGAGGGGCGAGCGCTGGCCGAGGACCCCGAGGGCAAGCGCGCGTACGTCGGATACGAGCCCTCGGGCGTGTTGCACATCGGCCACATGCTCACCGCGACGAAACTGATGGATCTGCAGGAGGCCGGCTTCGAGGTGACGGTCCTGCTCGCCGACGTCCACGCCTACCTCAACGACAAGGGGACCTTCGAGGAGATCCGCGAGACGGCCGAGCGCATGAAGGCGCAGTTCCTCGCGTACGGCCTCGACGAGGAGCGCACCGAGTTCGTCTACGGCTCCGAGTTCCAGTTCGACCGCGAGTACGTGTTGGACCTGCACGCCCTCGAACTGGAGACGAGCATCGCCCGTGCCGAGCGGGCGATGGCGGAGATCAAGAGCGGCGACACGGTCACCGTCTCGCAGGCGGTCTACCCGCTGATGCAGGCGCTCGACATCGTCTACCTCGACGTCGACCTCGCGGTCGGGGGGATGGAGCAGCGCAAGGTCCACATGCTCGCCCGCGACACCCTGCCGAAGATCGGCGAGGACCCCCCGACCTGCCTGCACACGCCGCTGATCGCCGACCTCGACACCGGCGTGGGGAAGATGTCGGCGAGCGAGGGCGTCTCCATCTCCATGGAGGACTCCGCGGCGGACATCGAGGAGAAGGTCAACGGCGCCTTCTGTCCGCCGACCCGGGACCCCGATCCGGACGACGAGGGCCGCGAGCGGGAGAACCCCGTCCTGCAGATCTTCGAGTACCACGTCTTCCCGCGGTACGACACGGTGGTCGTCGACCGCCCCGAGCAGTACGGCGGCGACCTGACCTACGACGACTACGAGTCGCTGGCGGCGGACCTGGAGTCCGGCGAGTTGCACCCGGCGGACGCGAAGGGGGCGCTGGCGACGTACCTCGACGAACTGATCGCGCCCGGGCGAGCGAAACTGCGGGACGCCGCGTCCGACGCCTGA
- the eif1A gene encoding translation initiation factor eIF-1A, giving the protein MSENENGGRRDLRMPDDDEVFAVVTNMLGANRVKVRCADGVERTARIPGRMQKRIWIREDDVVLVEPWDWQDEKADISWRYEKSEADQLRREGHIE; this is encoded by the coding sequence ATGAGCGAGAACGAAAACGGCGGGCGAAGGGACCTTCGAATGCCCGACGACGACGAGGTGTTCGCCGTCGTGACGAACATGCTCGGGGCGAACCGGGTGAAGGTACGCTGTGCGGACGGGGTGGAGCGCACCGCCCGCATCCCCGGCCGGATGCAAAAGCGCATCTGGATCCGCGAGGACGACGTGGTGCTGGTCGAACCGTGGGACTGGCAGGACGAGAAGGCCGACATCTCGTGGCGCTACGAGAAGTCCGAAGCCGACCAGTTGCGGCGCGAAGGCCACATCGAGTAG
- the rio1 gene encoding serine/threonine-protein kinase Rio1 yields MSDREEYGLLAPEEGEGEGFGDEWEAIDVSDTEADRIARKRDREFAEFRKRLKDADQFKVEQSVFDDATFAAIYKLVQDGHIEAFGGPISTGKEANVYEALGDDDRDVAVKIYRVNASNFQQMREYLEGDPRFEGIGSDKKKVVLAWTKKEFANLRRAKAAGVRVPEPIAVERNVLVMELVGLVEDRARRLAEVEVQNPETAFEVVREYMRRLYGAGLVHGDLSEYNLIIHDGELVVIDLGQAVTVHHPNAADFLERDCRNVAAFFTRQGIDVDPDDLHEFVTAVDAEP; encoded by the coding sequence ATGAGTGACCGCGAGGAGTACGGCCTGCTCGCCCCCGAGGAGGGCGAGGGCGAGGGCTTCGGCGACGAGTGGGAGGCAATCGACGTCTCCGACACCGAAGCGGATCGCATCGCCAGAAAGCGGGACCGCGAGTTCGCCGAGTTCCGCAAGCGCCTGAAGGACGCCGACCAGTTCAAGGTGGAGCAGTCGGTGTTCGACGACGCCACCTTCGCGGCCATCTACAAGCTCGTCCAGGACGGGCACATCGAGGCCTTCGGCGGCCCCATCTCGACCGGCAAGGAGGCGAACGTCTACGAGGCGCTGGGCGACGACGACCGGGACGTGGCGGTGAAGATCTACCGGGTCAACGCCTCGAACTTCCAGCAGATGCGGGAGTATCTGGAGGGCGACCCTCGGTTCGAGGGGATCGGCTCGGACAAGAAGAAGGTCGTTCTCGCGTGGACGAAAAAGGAGTTCGCCAACCTCCGGCGAGCGAAGGCGGCGGGCGTCCGGGTGCCCGAACCCATCGCCGTCGAGCGGAACGTGCTGGTGATGGAGCTGGTGGGACTGGTCGAGGACCGCGCCCGTCGGCTGGCGGAAGTCGAGGTGCAGAACCCCGAGACGGCCTTCGAGGTGGTCCGGGAGTACATGCGACGGCTCTACGGCGCCGGCCTCGTCCACGGCGACCTCTCGGAGTACAACCTGATCATCCACGACGGGGAACTGGTCGTCATCGACCTCGGGCAGGCGGTGACGGTCCACCACCCCAACGCCGCGGACTTCCTGGAGCGGGACTGCCGGAACGTGGCCGCCTTCTTCACCCGGCAGGGGATCGACGTCGACCCCGACGACCTCCACGAGTTCGTGACGGCCGTGGACGCGGAGCCGTAA
- a CDS encoding KH domain-containing protein, which yields MQHVKVPQDRLGVLIGEGGETMREIERRAEVRLDIDSESGSVAIDATGDPVTAMVAPDIVRAIGRGFKPDAALSLLDDDMRMFDLIDVEEATRNKNDLQRQKGRLIGENGRTRELMEELTGAEVVIYGTTLGIIGQPEEVQAVRRAAEMLLDGAPHGAVYGFLERKHNELTRGVEL from the coding sequence ATGCAACACGTAAAGGTCCCGCAGGACCGCCTCGGCGTCCTCATCGGCGAAGGCGGCGAGACCATGCGCGAGATCGAGCGACGCGCCGAGGTCCGCCTCGACATCGACTCCGAGAGCGGCAGCGTCGCCATCGACGCGACCGGCGACCCCGTCACCGCGATGGTCGCCCCCGACATCGTCCGGGCCATCGGCCGCGGTTTCAAGCCCGACGCCGCGCTCTCCCTCCTCGACGACGACATGCGGATGTTCGACCTGATCGACGTGGAGGAGGCCACCCGAAACAAGAACGACCTCCAGAGACAGAAAGGTCGCCTCATCGGCGAGAACGGCCGCACGCGAGAGCTGATGGAGGAACTCACCGGCGCCGAGGTGGTCATCTACGGCACCACCCTGGGCATCATCGGTCAGCCCGAGGAGGTCCAGGCCGTCCGCCGGGCCGCCGAGATGCTGCTCGACGGCGCACCCCACGGCGCGGTGTACGGCTTCCTCGAACGCAAGCACAACGAACTCACCCGCGGCGTCGAACTGTAA
- the thsA gene encoding thermosome subunit alpha gives MIILGEDSQRTQGKDAQSMNITAGKAVAEAVRTTLGPKGMDKMLVDSGGSVVVTNDGVTILGEMDIDHPAANMIVEVSETQEDEVGDGTTTAVVIAGELLDEAEELIDQDIHPTTLAQGYRRAAEKAKEILEENAIDVSADDRETLVKIASTAMTGKGAESAKDQLADLVVDAVLAVRDEGGIDTDDVSVEKVVGGSIGNSELIEGVIVDKERVSDSMPFAVEDADIALVDGALEVKETEIDAEVNVTDPDQLQQFLDQEEKQLKEMVDHLKEVGADAVFVGSGIDDMAQHYLAQEGILAVRRAKDSDLSRLARSTGGTVVGSVDDLTEDDLGFAGSVAQKDIGGDERIFVEDVAEAKSVTLVLRGGTEHVVDEVERAVEDSLGVVRTTLEDGKVLPGGGAPEAELALGLRDYADSVGGREQLAVEAFAEALDVIPRTLAENAGLDPIDSLVDLRAQHDGGDLSAGLDAYTGDIIDMEEEGVVEPLRVKTQAIESATEAAVMILRIDDVIAAGDLKGGGSDDDGDDAPGGPGGGMGGGMGGMGGMGGMGGAM, from the coding sequence ATGATCATTCTCGGCGAGGACTCCCAGCGTACACAGGGCAAAGACGCCCAGTCGATGAACATCACGGCCGGCAAGGCCGTCGCGGAGGCCGTACGGACCACGCTCGGTCCGAAAGGCATGGACAAGATGCTCGTCGACTCCGGTGGGAGCGTCGTCGTCACGAACGACGGCGTCACCATCCTCGGGGAGATGGACATCGACCACCCCGCGGCGAACATGATCGTCGAGGTCTCCGAGACCCAGGAGGACGAGGTCGGCGACGGGACCACGACGGCGGTCGTCATCGCGGGTGAACTCCTCGACGAGGCCGAGGAGCTCATCGACCAGGACATCCACCCGACGACGCTGGCCCAGGGGTACCGCCGGGCCGCGGAGAAGGCAAAGGAGATCCTCGAGGAGAACGCCATCGACGTCTCGGCCGACGACCGCGAGACGCTCGTCAAGATCGCCTCGACGGCGATGACGGGCAAGGGTGCCGAGAGCGCCAAGGACCAGCTCGCGGACCTGGTCGTCGACGCCGTCCTCGCCGTGCGCGACGAGGGCGGGATCGACACCGACGACGTCTCCGTCGAGAAGGTCGTCGGCGGCTCCATCGGCAACTCCGAACTCATCGAGGGCGTCATCGTCGACAAGGAGCGCGTCAGCGACAGCATGCCCTTCGCGGTCGAGGACGCGGACATCGCGCTGGTCGACGGCGCGCTCGAGGTCAAGGAGACCGAAATCGACGCCGAGGTCAACGTCACCGACCCCGACCAGCTCCAGCAGTTCCTCGATCAGGAGGAGAAACAGCTCAAGGAGATGGTCGACCACCTGAAGGAGGTCGGCGCCGACGCCGTCTTCGTCGGCAGCGGCATCGACGACATGGCCCAGCACTACCTGGCCCAGGAGGGCATCCTCGCCGTCCGCCGCGCGAAGGACAGCGACCTCTCGCGGCTCGCCCGCTCGACGGGCGGCACGGTCGTCGGCTCCGTCGACGACCTCACCGAGGACGACCTCGGCTTCGCCGGCTCCGTCGCCCAGAAGGACATCGGCGGCGACGAGCGCATCTTCGTCGAGGACGTGGCCGAGGCCAAGTCCGTCACGCTCGTCCTTCGCGGCGGCACCGAACACGTCGTCGACGAGGTCGAGCGCGCCGTCGAGGACTCCCTCGGCGTCGTCCGCACCACGCTGGAGGACGGCAAGGTCCTGCCCGGCGGCGGTGCCCCCGAGGCGGAACTCGCTCTCGGCCTGCGTGACTACGCCGACTCCGTGGGCGGGCGCGAACAGCTCGCCGTCGAGGCCTTCGCCGAGGCGCTCGACGTCATCCCGCGCACGCTCGCCGAGAACGCCGGCCTCGACCCCATCGACTCCCTGGTCGACCTCCGCGCCCAGCACGACGGTGGCGACCTCTCGGCCGGCCTGGACGCCTACACGGGCGACATCATCGACATGGAGGAGGAGGGCGTCGTCGAACCCCTCCGCGTGAAGACCCAGGCCATCGAGTCCGCCACCGAGGCGGCCGTCATGATCCTCCGCATCGACGACGTCATCGCGGCCGGCGACCTCAAGGGCGGCGGCAGCGACGACGACGGCGACGACGCGCCCGGCGGCCCCGGCGGCGGCATGGGTGGCGGCATGGGCGGCATGGGCGGCATGGGCGGCATGGGCGGCGCGATGTAA
- a CDS encoding nitrous oxide reductase accessory protein NosL: MHRRTTLAALASLTGVGLSGCLGGTTGAGSTPTPVDLGGTKADDQGGMVIGRHGGPNGQLFYANERPEGHDNPAWFHTLTHGLFPYYFRRRREGWEAVAIYVTDYSLFDYELLREEGRTSMPAPTAPDTFGDGRAVTYVMESDVRGGMGPALIPFSDDGDARAFVDDHGGRTVTFGEITPELIAGYARR, encoded by the coding sequence ATGCACAGACGCACGACGCTGGCGGCGCTCGCGTCGCTCACCGGTGTGGGACTGAGCGGCTGTCTCGGCGGGACGACGGGGGCCGGATCGACGCCGACGCCGGTCGACCTCGGCGGGACCAAGGCCGACGATCAGGGCGGCATGGTCATCGGGAGACACGGCGGCCCGAACGGACAGCTCTTCTACGCGAACGAGCGCCCGGAGGGCCACGACAACCCGGCGTGGTTCCACACGCTCACTCACGGCCTGTTCCCGTACTACTTCCGGCGGCGGAGAGAGGGGTGGGAGGCCGTCGCCATCTACGTGACGGACTACTCGCTGTTCGACTACGAACTGCTCCGCGAGGAGGGACGGACGTCCATGCCCGCACCGACCGCCCCGGACACGTTCGGGGACGGGCGGGCGGTGACGTACGTCATGGAGAGCGACGTGCGCGGCGGGATGGGGCCGGCGCTGATCCCGTTCTCGGACGACGGGGACGCGCGGGCGTTCGTCGACGACCACGGCGGGCGGACGGTGACCTTCGGCGAGATCACGCCGGAACTGATCGCGGGGTACGCGCGTCGCTAG
- the sufS gene encoding bifunctional cysteine desulfurase/selenocysteine lyase SufS, which translates to MGVQESYPIDVEAIRADFPILDRQVGGDVETPGQGPDDDTPLCYLDNAATSQTPEQVVETIGDYYRGYNANVHRGIHQLSQEASVAYEEAHDTVADFVGADGRKELIFTKNTTESENLVAYAWGLAELGPEDSVVLSEMEHHASLVTWQQIAKRTGAEVRYVRVDDEGYLDMDHAADLIDDSTAMVSVVHVSNTLGTVTPVAELADVAHDHGALIFVDGAQSAPTRPVDVKAMDADFFAFSGHKMCGPTGIGALYGKRDLLESMQPYLYGGDMIRRVTYEDATWEDLPWKFEAGTPSIAQGIAFAAAVDYLEDVGMEAVQAHEELLAEYAHDRLSEFDDVEIYGPPGDDRGGLVSFNVDGVHAHDLSSIVNDHGVAIRAGDHCTQPLHDKLGIAASARASFYIYNTREEIDRLIEAVDEARELFG; encoded by the coding sequence ATGGGAGTCCAGGAATCGTATCCAATCGACGTGGAGGCCATCCGGGCCGATTTCCCGATCCTCGACCGGCAGGTCGGGGGCGACGTGGAGACGCCCGGTCAGGGGCCCGACGACGACACGCCGCTTTGCTATCTGGACAACGCCGCGACGAGTCAGACGCCGGAGCAGGTGGTCGAGACGATCGGCGACTACTACCGCGGGTACAACGCCAACGTCCACCGGGGCATCCACCAGTTGAGTCAGGAGGCCAGTGTAGCCTACGAGGAGGCCCACGACACCGTCGCCGACTTCGTCGGCGCCGACGGGCGCAAGGAACTGATCTTCACGAAAAACACCACCGAGAGCGAGAACCTCGTCGCCTACGCCTGGGGGCTGGCCGAACTCGGCCCCGAGGACTCGGTCGTCCTCTCGGAGATGGAACACCACGCGTCGCTGGTGACGTGGCAACAGATCGCCAAGCGCACCGGCGCCGAGGTGCGCTACGTCCGCGTCGACGACGAGGGGTATCTGGACATGGACCACGCGGCCGACCTGATCGACGACTCGACGGCGATGGTGTCGGTCGTCCACGTCTCGAACACCCTCGGGACCGTGACTCCGGTGGCCGAACTGGCCGACGTGGCCCACGACCACGGCGCCCTGATCTTCGTCGACGGCGCCCAGTCCGCGCCCACCCGCCCCGTCGACGTGAAGGCCATGGACGCGGACTTCTTCGCCTTCTCGGGCCACAAGATGTGCGGCCCGACCGGCATCGGCGCGCTGTACGGCAAGCGTGACCTCCTGGAGTCGATGCAGCCCTACCTCTACGGCGGGGACATGATCCGCCGGGTCACCTACGAGGACGCGACCTGGGAGGACCTGCCCTGGAAGTTCGAGGCGGGCACCCCCTCCATCGCCCAGGGCATCGCCTTCGCCGCCGCCGTCGACTACCTGGAGGACGTCGGCATGGAGGCCGTCCAGGCCCACGAGGAACTGCTGGCCGAGTACGCCCACGACCGCCTGAGCGAGTTCGACGACGTGGAGATCTACGGCCCGCCGGGCGACGACCGCGGCGGACTCGTCTCGTTCAACGTCGACGGCGTCCACGCCCACGACCTCTCCAGCATCGTCAACGACCACGGCGTGGCGATCCGCGCCGGCGACCACTGCACCCAGCCGCTCCACGACAAACTGGGCATCGCCGCCTCCGCGCGGGCCTCCTTCTACATCTACAACACCCGCGAGGAGATCGACCGACTGATCGAGGCCGTCGACGAGGCCCGCGAACTGTTCGGGTAG
- a CDS encoding DUF4352 domain-containing protein, with product MERRRVLTGCGALVTGLLAGCSGGGGESTSTPTATGTAEPTATATETATPTETATGTAEPTATATPAADGPTHGLDESFTVGSGENAIGYRIIDLYRADRIGGSANNSTADGTYLIVVLEMTNPQDDATTFPRNSFILGNEEQIRYVDENATPLVSDDDRINVQPLLNSTVLAGNSKTGAVVFDLDPDRSYRIWIRPSAGEGETHYVDVGTVSDVPALESSLTG from the coding sequence ATGGAACGCCGAAGGGTCTTGACAGGGTGTGGTGCCCTCGTCACGGGGCTGCTCGCGGGGTGTAGCGGCGGTGGCGGCGAGTCGACGAGTACGCCGACGGCGACGGGGACGGCGGAGCCGACCGCCACGGCGACGGAGACGGCGACGCCGACGGAGACGGCGACGGGGACGGCGGAGCCGACCGCCACGGCGACGCCGGCGGCCGACGGCCCGACACACGGGCTGGACGAATCCTTCACCGTCGGCAGCGGCGAGAACGCCATCGGCTACCGGATCATCGACCTCTACCGGGCGGATCGGATCGGCGGCAGCGCGAACAACTCGACGGCGGACGGCACCTACCTGATCGTCGTGTTGGAGATGACCAACCCGCAGGACGACGCGACGACGTTCCCGCGAAACTCCTTCATCCTCGGCAACGAGGAGCAGATCCGGTACGTCGACGAGAACGCGACGCCGCTCGTCTCCGACGACGACCGCATCAACGTCCAGCCGCTGCTCAACTCGACCGTGCTCGCCGGCAACTCGAAGACCGGCGCCGTCGTGTTCGACCTCGACCCCGACCGATCCTACCGGATCTGGATCAGGCCGAGCGCCGGCGAGGGCGAGACGCACTACGTCGACGTCGGCACCGTCTCGGACGTGCCGGCCCTCGAAAGTTCGCTGACCGGCTAG
- a CDS encoding DUF424 domain-containing protein — MLIRERDTPEGLLVAVCDEDCLGETYDDGPVSLTVTEDFYGGEEGDADDVVDALTRASVANLVGERCVTVAIEAGLVDEERVLDLNGALHAQLLWL, encoded by the coding sequence ATGCTGATCCGCGAGCGCGACACCCCCGAGGGGCTCCTGGTCGCGGTCTGTGACGAGGACTGCCTCGGCGAAACCTACGACGACGGGCCGGTGTCGCTGACGGTGACCGAGGACTTCTACGGCGGCGAGGAGGGCGACGCCGACGACGTGGTGGACGCGCTGACCCGGGCGTCGGTCGCCAACCTCGTCGGCGAGCGGTGTGTGACCGTCGCCATCGAGGCGGGGCTCGTCGACGAGGAGCGCGTCCTCGACCTGAACGGTGCGCTCCACGCCCAACTGCTCTGGCTCTAG
- a CDS encoding tetratricopeptide repeat protein, whose translation MDDERPHRFSEGQGFDEEYEEFSLDPPELAVDPAEVDPVDSRVLTDMLDERNVASDQVDAERLVDVGLSYMGINRFEEATETFERAARFADDELLAQEAWVNKGAAHAQLEEYDEAVGAYEEALAIDEESEHAASAHTNLAYALWEWGRTEEALEHAERAVEVDPRFAQAWYNRGFFLAERGLHENAVDCFDNAIRLGMRNASVLEEKAQALEEIGEREEAERVQEQAAELREEAERELIEDR comes from the coding sequence ATGGACGACGAGCGACCCCACCGCTTCTCGGAGGGGCAGGGGTTCGACGAGGAGTACGAGGAGTTCTCGCTCGACCCGCCGGAGCTAGCGGTCGACCCCGCCGAGGTCGACCCGGTGGACTCGCGGGTGCTGACCGACATGCTCGACGAGCGCAACGTCGCCAGCGACCAGGTGGACGCCGAGCGACTGGTCGACGTGGGGCTCTCATACATGGGCATCAATCGGTTCGAGGAGGCGACGGAGACGTTCGAGCGGGCGGCGCGGTTCGCGGACGACGAACTCCTCGCCCAGGAGGCGTGGGTGAACAAGGGCGCGGCCCACGCCCAACTGGAGGAGTACGACGAGGCCGTCGGCGCCTACGAGGAGGCGCTGGCCATCGACGAGGAGTCGGAACACGCCGCCTCGGCGCACACCAACCTCGCGTACGCCCTCTGGGAGTGGGGGCGAACCGAGGAGGCGCTGGAACACGCCGAGCGTGCGGTCGAGGTCGACCCCCGGTTCGCGCAGGCGTGGTACAACCGCGGCTTCTTCCTCGCGGAACGGGGCCTGCACGAGAACGCCGTCGACTGCTTCGACAACGCCATCCGCCTGGGGATGCGCAACGCCTCGGTGCTGGAGGAGAAGGCACAGGCACTGGAGGAGATCGGCGAACGCGAGGAGGCCGAGCGCGTCCAGGAACAGGCGGCGGAACTGCGCGAGGAGGCCGAGCGCGAACTGATCGAGGATCGGTAA